One part of the Caproiciproducens sp. CPB-2 genome encodes these proteins:
- a CDS encoding GNAT family N-acetyltransferase, with amino-acid sequence MRHYKKYVKKTLDAVKRISPYEPFLYLPVYDRHGIIQGYLRPVTKEYRYAVPDCAALFAGWRNENPHMSPTQFEATAGSTEKWLDGIIARDDRVLFLIVAADGARVGHIGFSSFDYRRRSSEIDAVVRGLKIGYPGMMAFALNTLIRWGLRKLKLRQVRLRVLSDNTRAIAFYRRNGFYPSGDIPLYRAFTARGESWSESKTKRHQRAEKHYMQMKLDIKKWKRQNDTIPI; translated from the coding sequence ATGCGCCATTATAAAAAGTATGTGAAAAAAACATTGGACGCGGTCAAACGGATCAGCCCCTACGAGCCGTTTCTCTATCTTCCCGTCTATGACCGGCACGGAATCATTCAGGGATACCTGCGTCCCGTCACAAAGGAGTACCGCTATGCGGTTCCGGACTGCGCCGCCCTGTTTGCCGGATGGCGGAATGAAAATCCCCATATGTCCCCGACTCAATTCGAAGCGACCGCCGGGAGCACCGAAAAATGGCTGGACGGGATTATCGCGCGGGATGACCGGGTCCTGTTCCTGATCGTAGCCGCGGATGGCGCGAGGGTGGGGCATATCGGCTTTTCGTCTTTTGACTACCGCCGCCGCTCCAGTGAAATCGACGCCGTCGTCCGGGGGCTGAAAATCGGATATCCGGGGATGATGGCGTTTGCGCTGAATACGCTGATCCGCTGGGGCCTGCGCAAATTGAAGCTCCGGCAGGTGCGGCTGCGCGTATTGTCCGACAATACGCGGGCAATCGCCTTTTACAGGAGAAACGGCTTTTATCCCTCGGGGGACATTCCCCTTTACCGGGCTTTCACGGCGCGGGGCGAATCCTGGTCGGAATCGAAAACCAAACGCCACCAGCGGGCGGAAAAGCATTATATGCAAATGAAGCTCGATATCAAAAAATGGAAGCGGCAAAACGATACCATTCCCATTTGA
- the rfbH gene encoding lipopolysaccharide biosynthesis protein RfbH, whose protein sequence is MEERMEAEQKFRQEILDRVARIYELREQDRPFVPGKTRVHYSGRVFDEKEMQAMVDSVLDFWLTLGPKGKEFLTQFLSYTGMRYGLVVNSGSSANLVAVGALCSPRLENPLGPGDEVITPALAFPTTLNPLLQNGLVPVFVDVEEGTYNLDAGRLEDARSDLTRAVVLAHTLGNPAQMDAVMDFARRYDLYVIEDTCDALDSRYDGKLCGTFGDFSTYSFYAAHHITMGEGGAVLTNRLDLYRQALSLRDWGRDCFCRTGEQNPNGACGHRFDHTYESLPYGYDHKYVYGNIGYNLKPLDIQCAMGIEQLKKLPSFSEKRKRNFRRLYRALEKYQDSFLLPRSLPKADPSWFALPLTVRKEAAFSRRDIVRFLEENQIETRMLFAGNILRHPGYRNIRHRVCGSLEHTDDVLLNTFFIGVYPGLSDAMIEYVIRTIDRFMS, encoded by the coding sequence ATGGAGGAGCGTATGGAAGCGGAGCAAAAGTTCCGGCAGGAAATCCTCGACCGTGTCGCCCGTATTTATGAGCTCAGGGAACAGGACAGACCGTTTGTCCCGGGAAAAACAAGGGTGCATTATTCCGGCAGGGTATTTGACGAAAAGGAAATGCAGGCCATGGTGGACAGCGTGCTGGACTTTTGGCTGACGCTGGGACCGAAGGGCAAAGAGTTTCTCACACAGTTCCTTTCCTATACCGGGATGCGGTACGGGCTGGTTGTCAATTCCGGGTCGTCCGCCAATTTGGTCGCGGTCGGGGCGCTGTGCTCGCCCCGGCTGGAAAATCCGCTCGGGCCGGGGGACGAAGTGATTACACCGGCGCTTGCCTTTCCCACTACGCTGAATCCCCTCCTGCAAAACGGGCTTGTCCCCGTCTTTGTCGATGTTGAGGAGGGAACCTATAATCTGGACGCCGGCCGGCTCGAAGACGCAAGGTCGGACCTTACCCGCGCGGTTGTGCTGGCCCACACGCTCGGCAACCCCGCGCAGATGGACGCGGTCATGGACTTTGCCCGCCGGTATGATCTCTATGTCATTGAGGACACCTGCGACGCGCTGGATTCCCGTTACGACGGGAAGCTCTGCGGTACCTTCGGCGATTTTTCGACCTACAGCTTTTACGCCGCCCACCATATCACCATGGGGGAGGGGGGCGCGGTGCTGACCAACCGCCTCGACCTGTACCGTCAGGCCCTGTCCCTGCGCGACTGGGGACGGGACTGCTTTTGCCGCACGGGCGAACAGAACCCCAACGGCGCCTGCGGCCATCGGTTCGACCACACCTATGAAAGCCTGCCGTACGGCTACGACCACAAATATGTATACGGCAATATCGGCTACAATCTGAAGCCGCTGGACATTCAGTGCGCCATGGGGATCGAACAGCTGAAAAAGCTGCCGTCCTTCAGCGAAAAGCGGAAGCGGAATTTCCGGCGGCTGTACCGCGCGCTGGAAAAATATCAGGACAGCTTTCTGCTGCCGCGCTCTCTGCCGAAGGCCGACCCCTCGTGGTTCGCCCTGCCGCTGACGGTCAGAAAGGAAGCCGCGTTTTCCCGCAGGGATATTGTGCGGTTTCTGGAGGAAAACCAGATCGAAACGCGGATGCTGTTTGCGGGGAATATTTTACGCCACCCCGGCTACCGGAATATCCGTCACCGGGTCTGCGGCAGCCTGGAGCACACGGACGATGTTCTTCTCAACACCTTTTTTATCGGCGTGTATCCGGGGCTGAGCGACGCAATGATCGAGTATGTTATCCGGACGATCGACCGGTTTATGTCCTGA
- the rfbG gene encoding CDP-glucose 4,6-dehydratase encodes MEDMEIDLSRMFGGFYRGKNVLVTGHTGFKGSWLCLWLYLLGARVVGYALDPPAENGNFSLCGLRHRTVDIRGDIRDGARLKQIFDLYEPEIVFHLAAQPIVRRSYEIPGETFETNVMGTVEVLENIRLSRTVKTGVIVTSDKCYENREQLWGYREEDALGGYDPYSASKGCAELVAAAYRSSFFSTRPGKCVSTARAGNVFGGGDWAEDRLVPDCIRALQSRSPVMIRNPESVRPWQHVLEPLYGYLLLAYQMAEKGSRYTGAWNFGPDPDSVVPVGRLADELISLWGSGEWVDCSEYTSLHETAMLSLDCTKAKTFLGWKPRMNLKKALEYTVEWYRDYRREDVYALCRRQIAAYSAACIKAAPD; translated from the coding sequence ATGGAAGATATGGAAATAGACCTGAGCAGAATGTTCGGGGGCTTTTACCGCGGGAAAAATGTGTTGGTGACCGGCCACACGGGCTTTAAGGGCTCCTGGCTTTGCCTGTGGCTGTATTTGCTGGGCGCAAGGGTGGTCGGCTACGCGCTGGATCCCCCGGCGGAAAACGGCAATTTCAGCCTTTGCGGGCTGCGGCACAGAACGGTGGATATCCGCGGGGACATCCGCGACGGGGCGAGGCTCAAACAGATTTTCGACCTGTACGAGCCGGAAATCGTGTTTCACCTTGCCGCGCAGCCCATTGTCCGCCGTTCCTATGAGATCCCGGGCGAAACGTTTGAGACCAATGTCATGGGAACCGTGGAGGTGCTGGAAAACATCCGGCTTTCCCGGACCGTAAAAACGGGCGTGATCGTTACGTCCGACAAATGCTATGAAAACAGGGAGCAGCTCTGGGGCTACCGGGAAGAGGACGCGCTGGGCGGATATGATCCGTACAGCGCCAGCAAGGGCTGCGCGGAGCTTGTTGCGGCCGCGTACCGGAGCTCCTTTTTCAGTACCCGCCCCGGAAAATGCGTTTCTACCGCTCGGGCGGGCAACGTCTTCGGGGGAGGGGACTGGGCGGAAGACAGGCTCGTTCCCGACTGTATCCGCGCCCTGCAGTCCCGCAGCCCCGTTATGATCCGCAATCCCGAGTCCGTCCGGCCGTGGCAGCATGTTCTGGAACCGCTTTACGGCTATCTTCTGCTGGCGTATCAAATGGCGGAGAAGGGCTCGCGGTACACGGGGGCATGGAATTTCGGCCCGGATCCGGACTCCGTTGTCCCGGTCGGCCGGCTGGCCGACGAGCTGATCTCGCTCTGGGGAAGCGGGGAATGGGTGGACTGCTCGGAATATACGTCCCTGCATGAGACCGCTATGCTGAGCCTTGACTGCACCAAAGCGAAGACGTTTCTCGGGTGGAAGCCCCGTATGAATCTGAAGAAAGCGCTGGAATATACCGTGGAGTGGTACCGGGATTACCGCAGGGAGGATGTTTACGCCCTCTGCAGGAGGCAGATCGCCGCTTACTCCGCGGCGTGCATAAAGGCGGCTCCGGACTGA
- a CDS encoding DegT/DnrJ/EryC1/StrS family aminotransferase, with the protein MRKKISFAGPSITEKEVAYVTDAVRNGWYENFDGYIRKLERAFADYVGVKYAIATHCCTHALHLAAAAVGLKAGDEVIVTDFSWVATAYAVSYTGADCVFVDIDPDTWTIDPACIRKAVTKKTKAVMLVHTFGHPAEMDEIMGIAKEYGLFVIEDAAPAVGAQYHGKPVGGFGDAACFSFQGAKMTVSGEGGVLLTDNEDVYQRAKLLADMGRTDREAVFWSDLLGFEYVMSNVSASLALAQLERVEELIAKKRRIFDWYDTRLKDVKGLKIVREKPGCRSNYCYPSLLLEDSVTADRDEILAGLRKLNIHARPGFPQMSRFPVYKQRFENPVAALVEKRGISLPSAANLEEDDIDFVCSSLTGLMRGG; encoded by the coding sequence TTGAGGAAAAAAATCAGCTTTGCGGGGCCGTCCATTACGGAAAAAGAGGTGGCCTACGTCACGGACGCGGTCCGGAACGGATGGTACGAAAATTTCGACGGGTACATCAGAAAGCTGGAAAGAGCGTTCGCGGATTACGTCGGGGTCAAATACGCCATTGCGACCCACTGCTGCACCCATGCGCTGCACCTTGCCGCGGCCGCCGTAGGGCTGAAAGCGGGGGATGAAGTGATCGTCACCGATTTCAGCTGGGTGGCGACGGCGTACGCCGTTTCCTATACCGGCGCGGACTGCGTTTTTGTGGACATCGACCCCGACACCTGGACGATCGATCCGGCGTGTATCCGAAAGGCCGTTACGAAAAAGACAAAGGCCGTCATGCTGGTGCACACGTTCGGGCACCCCGCCGAAATGGATGAGATCATGGGCATCGCGAAGGAATACGGCCTCTTTGTCATAGAGGACGCCGCGCCCGCGGTTGGGGCGCAGTACCACGGGAAACCGGTCGGCGGCTTCGGCGACGCCGCGTGCTTCAGCTTTCAGGGCGCAAAGATGACGGTCAGCGGGGAAGGCGGCGTGCTTCTGACCGACAACGAGGACGTCTACCAGCGCGCAAAGCTTCTGGCCGACATGGGCCGCACCGACCGCGAGGCTGTTTTCTGGTCGGATCTTCTGGGCTTTGAATATGTCATGAGCAATGTTTCCGCGTCGCTCGCCCTTGCGCAGCTGGAACGTGTAGAAGAGCTGATTGCGAAAAAAAGGCGGATTTTCGACTGGTACGATACCCGTCTGAAGGATGTGAAGGGCCTGAAAATCGTCCGGGAAAAGCCGGGCTGCAGAAGCAATTACTGCTATCCCTCCCTTCTGCTGGAGGATTCGGTAACGGCGGACAGGGACGAAATCCTCGCCGGGCTAAGGAAGCTGAACATCCATGCGCGTCCCGGATTTCCGCAGATGAGCCGCTTCCCCGTCTACAAACAGCGCTTTGAAAACCCGGTCGCGGCGCTGGTGGAAAAACGCGGGATCTCCCTGCCGTCGGCGGCAAATCTGGAAGAAGACGATATCGATTTCGTGTGTTCCAGCCTGACGGGGCTGATGCGGGGGGGCTGA
- the rfbF gene encoding glucose-1-phosphate cytidylyltransferase, with protein sequence MKAVILCGGKGTRMREETEFRPKPLVEVGENPIIWHIMKTYSYYGINDFILCVGYKGDMIKRYFMEMRWRNNDFTVKTGPREAVEYHTAGEEDWNVTIVDTGAETQTGGRIKQIEKYIDDEDFMLTYGDGLSDVNIRRLYVYHKKSGKIATLTGVSPNSSFGVIETRDGIVTAFKEKPVLEDTINGGYMVLNRRVFAYLPEEDCAFEQEPLHRLALDRELAVYRHGGFWTAIDTYKDVERVNMLWKTGETPWKIWK encoded by the coding sequence ATGAAGGCAGTCATTCTTTGCGGAGGAAAAGGCACGCGTATGCGGGAGGAGACGGAATTCCGCCCCAAGCCCCTGGTGGAGGTGGGCGAAAATCCGATTATCTGGCACATTATGAAAACCTATTCCTATTACGGAATCAACGATTTCATCCTGTGCGTGGGGTACAAAGGCGATATGATCAAGCGGTATTTCATGGAAATGCGGTGGCGGAACAATGATTTCACCGTAAAGACGGGACCGCGGGAAGCCGTGGAATATCATACCGCCGGGGAAGAGGACTGGAACGTTACGATTGTGGACACCGGGGCGGAAACGCAGACAGGCGGCCGGATCAAGCAGATCGAGAAATACATTGACGATGAAGATTTCATGCTGACGTACGGCGACGGCCTGAGCGACGTCAATATCCGCAGGCTCTATGTCTACCATAAAAAAAGCGGGAAAATCGCGACTCTGACCGGCGTAAGCCCGAACTCCTCCTTTGGGGTGATCGAAACGCGGGACGGAATCGTGACCGCGTTTAAGGAGAAGCCGGTATTGGAGGACACCATCAACGGCGGCTATATGGTCCTGAACCGCAGGGTGTTTGCATATCTGCCGGAAGAGGACTGCGCTTTTGAACAGGAGCCTCTGCACAGGCTTGCCCTTGACCGCGAGCTCGCCGTTTACAGGCACGGCGGCTTCTGGACGGCGATTGATACTTACAAGGATGTGGAAAGGGTCAATATGCTATGGAAAACGGGGGAGACGCCATGGAAGATATGGAAATAG
- a CDS encoding glycosyltransferase family 2 protein, protein MNTEPVPAKSEDRHTPAVSVVLLAYNHLSYTKLCVESLFQYTSHIDFELITVNNGSTDGTEEFFNSLPNSKKISFPENVGVDKAVNCGFRIAQGKYTLNLSNDIVVTAHWLDNLIACMESDEKIGMVVPVCSASSNGQQVDLPYQSIPEMQRMAQAYNMSNPCLWEEKMKLVTYTCLFRTSLQKELGGFDEDFNPGAYDDDAISFRIRRAGYKLILAKDTFVHHFGSVTFNAEYAKNNLAQRNLNLFISKFGVHPWQAAFIDGTLLTVLNYDGGSGKNILGIGMSCGATLLQIKNLLKEKGAADIKLYYLSGREDNMADLSSICEYCTHADMDALVPLFGSRTYDIIVLESEMDQIGDLEGLAGDLKGILKDGGQIVCTAPAEELHERIRTLFGSLGMAEIKSARGYYYCFLNQKTEV, encoded by the coding sequence ATGAATACGGAACCTGTACCAGCAAAATCGGAAGACCGGCACACGCCGGCCGTGAGCGTTGTCCTGCTCGCCTACAATCATCTCAGTTATACGAAGCTGTGTGTGGAAAGCCTGTTCCAATATACCTCCCATATCGATTTTGAGCTGATTACCGTCAATAACGGCTCCACGGACGGGACGGAAGAGTTCTTCAACAGCCTGCCCAACAGCAAAAAAATCAGTTTCCCCGAAAATGTCGGGGTGGACAAAGCAGTCAACTGCGGGTTCAGAATCGCACAGGGAAAATATACCCTGAATCTGAGCAACGACATTGTCGTTACCGCCCACTGGCTTGACAACCTGATCGCCTGTATGGAATCGGATGAAAAAATCGGGATGGTCGTGCCGGTGTGCAGCGCGTCCTCCAACGGGCAGCAGGTGGACCTTCCCTATCAGTCGATCCCGGAAATGCAGCGGATGGCTCAGGCGTACAACATGAGCAACCCGTGCCTCTGGGAAGAGAAGATGAAGCTTGTCACCTACACCTGCCTGTTCCGCACGAGCCTGCAGAAGGAGCTGGGAGGATTTGACGAGGATTTCAATCCCGGGGCCTATGACGACGACGCCATCAGCTTCCGCATCCGCAGGGCGGGTTATAAACTCATTTTGGCAAAAGACACGTTTGTGCATCATTTCGGTTCCGTGACCTTTAATGCGGAATATGCAAAAAATAATCTGGCGCAAAGAAATCTGAACCTGTTTATCAGCAAATTCGGCGTCCATCCGTGGCAGGCCGCGTTTATTGACGGCACGCTCCTGACCGTGCTGAACTACGACGGCGGCAGCGGCAAAAACATTCTGGGAATCGGCATGTCCTGCGGCGCGACCCTGCTTCAGATCAAAAATTTATTAAAGGAAAAGGGCGCGGCCGATATCAAGCTGTATTATCTTTCCGGAAGGGAAGATAACATGGCCGACCTTTCTTCCATCTGCGAATACTGCACGCATGCGGATATGGACGCTCTGGTACCCCTGTTCGGTTCAAGAACCTATGACATCATCGTTCTGGAAAGCGAAATGGACCAGATCGGCGACCTGGAGGGACTGGCCGGCGACCTGAAAGGAATCCTGAAGGACGGCGGCCAGATTGTCTGTACCGCGCCGGCTGAGGAGCTGCATGAACGCATCAGGACGCTTTTCGGGAGTCTGGGGATGGCTGAGATAAAAAGTGCCCGCGGCTATTATTATTGTTTTTTAAATCAAAAGACGGAGGTCTGA
- a CDS encoding thiamine pyrophosphate-binding protein, with the protein MKLSDYIAEFLAEYGCTYVFGYQGGAVTHLVDSLYRRGDLRFIAACNEQGAAFAAEGYARVRNDIGVAVATSGPGATNLITGIGSAYFDSIPCLYLTGQVNTYEYKGDLPIRQRGFQETDIVSVAAPIVKYAVRITDPRKIRYELEKAVHIANSGRKGPVLLDIPMDVQRAEVDARALEGYEAAGETADSFSPEKVVEYFRRARRPVLLAGGGVRLSCAQELFSRFAETTGIPVVSSLMGRDAYDGTHDNYFGMIGVYGNRCANLAIANSDLILALGTRLDTRQTGTNVSSFARGARLIRVDIDGNELSRKVKEDEVAVAMDAGRFLAEMRGHIHQIPEGEYAYGPWIERVKGYRKRYPFVEKPEMPDPNYILSRISAMTGENDILCLDVGQNQMWAAQSMTVRKGQRMLISGGMGAMGFSLPAAIGASFGKRSGGAVLSINGDGGLQMNIQELETVKRNRIPVKIIVMNNRCLGMIRHFQEQYFENRFCATVKDYEAPEFCRIAKAYGIAGVRVETPEELFAVRPLLESNDPVLIDIRLEQDTQVWPKLSVNRPIEDQEPLLPRTELAENMLIGLYDGGGGNDDAPL; encoded by the coding sequence TTGAAGCTGTCCGATTATATCGCGGAGTTTTTGGCGGAATACGGCTGTACTTATGTGTTCGGCTATCAGGGCGGCGCCGTGACCCATCTGGTGGATTCCCTGTACCGGCGCGGCGACCTCCGGTTTATCGCCGCCTGCAACGAGCAGGGAGCCGCTTTTGCCGCGGAGGGCTACGCGAGAGTACGCAACGACATCGGCGTGGCGGTCGCGACCAGCGGCCCCGGCGCCACCAATCTGATCACGGGGATCGGCAGCGCATATTTCGATTCCATCCCTTGCCTTTACCTGACCGGTCAGGTAAACACCTACGAATACAAGGGGGACCTTCCCATCCGGCAGAGGGGCTTTCAGGAAACCGATATTGTCAGCGTTGCCGCACCGATTGTCAAATACGCCGTGCGCATCACGGACCCCCGAAAAATCCGTTATGAGCTGGAAAAGGCGGTTCATATCGCCAATTCCGGCAGGAAGGGCCCCGTTTTGCTGGATATCCCGATGGACGTCCAGCGGGCGGAGGTGGATGCCCGCGCCCTTGAGGGATACGAGGCAGCCGGAGAAACGGCCGATTCGTTCAGCCCCGAAAAGGTTGTGGAGTATTTCCGCCGTGCCCGCAGGCCGGTTCTGCTGGCCGGCGGAGGGGTGCGGCTTTCCTGCGCCCAGGAGCTTTTCAGCCGCTTTGCCGAGACGACGGGAATCCCGGTGGTCAGCTCGCTGATGGGACGCGACGCGTACGACGGCACCCACGACAATTATTTCGGGATGATCGGTGTGTACGGCAACCGCTGCGCCAATCTGGCTATTGCCAACAGCGACCTGATCCTCGCGCTCGGCACAAGGCTGGACACCCGCCAGACCGGCACAAACGTGAGCAGCTTCGCGCGCGGGGCCCGGCTGATCCGGGTGGATATCGACGGGAACGAGCTGAGCAGAAAAGTCAAAGAGGATGAGGTTGCCGTTGCCATGGACGCGGGGCGGTTCCTTGCGGAAATGCGGGGGCACATTCATCAGATTCCCGAAGGGGAGTACGCTTACGGCCCGTGGATCGAGCGCGTGAAGGGCTACAGGAAGCGTTACCCATTTGTGGAGAAGCCGGAAATGCCGGACCCCAATTATATCCTTTCCAGGATTTCCGCCATGACGGGGGAAAACGACATCCTCTGTCTTGACGTCGGGCAGAACCAGATGTGGGCGGCGCAGTCCATGACCGTTCGGAAAGGACAGCGGATGCTGATTTCCGGGGGAATGGGAGCGATGGGCTTTTCCCTGCCGGCGGCGATCGGCGCAAGCTTCGGAAAGCGAAGCGGGGGAGCCGTCCTTTCCATCAACGGGGACGGCGGGCTGCAGATGAACATTCAGGAATTGGAGACCGTCAAGCGGAACCGTATCCCCGTGAAGATCATCGTTATGAACAACCGCTGCCTGGGGATGATCCGCCATTTTCAGGAGCAGTATTTTGAAAACCGCTTCTGTGCCACCGTGAAGGATTACGAGGCCCCGGAGTTTTGCAGAATCGCAAAAGCCTACGGCATCGCGGGCGTCCGGGTGGAAACACCGGAGGAGCTTTTCGCCGTCCGGCCCCTGCTGGAATCCAACGACCCCGTCCTGATCGATATCCGGCTCGAACAGGATACGCAGGTGTGGCCGAAGCTGTCCGTCAACCGGCCCATCGAAGATCAGGAACCGCTGCTGCCGCGGACGGAGCTTGCTGAAAATATGCTGATCGGACTCTATGACGGCGGGGGAGGGAATGACGATGCGCCATTATAA